Proteins encoded in a region of the Paenibacillus pedocola genome:
- a CDS encoding Mini-ribonuclease 3 — MSGDFKVNEAWFPYEPSKPARLLSPIVLAYAGDAIYEVAVRQYLISLPNLRPNHLHRTATGLVSAKAQSTILAYLEPMLTDEEKDIARQGRNAKSGTVPKNADVLEYRHATAFECLIGHLYYTGQQARIQELVHSSIEYMMNRPK; from the coding sequence ATGAGCGGTGACTTCAAAGTAAACGAAGCCTGGTTTCCATATGAGCCATCCAAGCCGGCCCGCCTGCTCTCACCGATTGTGCTGGCATATGCAGGGGATGCTATTTATGAGGTGGCTGTGCGCCAGTATCTGATCTCACTGCCCAATCTCCGGCCGAATCATTTGCACCGTACAGCTACGGGGCTGGTCTCCGCCAAAGCACAGAGTACGATTCTGGCCTACCTTGAGCCTATGCTTACTGACGAGGAGAAGGATATTGCCCGTCAGGGGCGCAATGCCAAATCGGGTACGGTTCCCAAAAATGCGGATGTGCTGGAATACCGCCATGCCACTGCGTTTGAATGTCTGATCGGTCACCTCTATTACACGGGGCAGCAGGCAAGAATCCAAGAACTCGTCCACAGCAGTATTGAGTATATGATGAACCGGCCTAAGTGA
- the cysS gene encoding cysteine--tRNA ligase yields MSLQIYNTMARAKEVFVPQEPGKVKMYVCGPTVYGYMHIGNARPVIVFDMVRNYLEALGNEVSYLTNFTDVDDKMIRKAEEMNITVAEVAEMFIAAYQEDLVGLGVKPATMNPRVTESMDKIIEFIKELEEKGYAYENGGDVFYRTGKFADYGKLSRQNLEELRFGIRVEVDPRKENQEDFVLWKAAKPGEVHWASPWGEGRPGWHIECSAMVREYLGKTIDIHGGGEDLKFPHHECECAQTEALTGAPLSNYWMHNAFLNIGDEKMSKSLGNGLLVKDIRARFKAGTIRYFMLSSHYRNQLNFTEEALLSAEKSAERIALAESNVKHRLELNPEGAGEAASSAVAERLTAILDNFHARMQDDFNTPDAITAVFDWVSLANQTLAKTDASSADFAALLNAFAEMNAVLRLTPELEAEVASEEVERLIAERAEARKNKNWSRSDEIRDELNSLGILLEDTPQGMRWRRK; encoded by the coding sequence ATGTCTTTGCAAATTTACAACACTATGGCACGCGCTAAGGAAGTATTCGTGCCTCAGGAGCCAGGCAAGGTGAAAATGTACGTATGCGGACCAACCGTTTACGGCTATATGCATATCGGCAATGCGAGACCGGTTATCGTATTTGATATGGTCCGCAACTACCTGGAAGCACTCGGCAATGAGGTCAGCTATCTGACAAACTTCACAGATGTGGATGACAAAATGATCCGTAAAGCGGAAGAAATGAACATCACTGTAGCTGAGGTTGCGGAAATGTTCATTGCCGCCTATCAGGAGGATCTGGTCGGGCTTGGCGTAAAGCCGGCCACGATGAATCCGCGGGTTACGGAGAGTATGGATAAGATTATCGAGTTCATCAAGGAACTTGAAGAGAAGGGATATGCCTATGAGAACGGCGGGGATGTGTTTTACCGTACCGGCAAGTTTGCCGATTACGGCAAACTGTCCCGCCAGAATCTGGAGGAGCTGCGCTTCGGCATCCGTGTCGAGGTGGATCCCCGCAAGGAAAACCAGGAGGATTTTGTGCTTTGGAAGGCAGCCAAACCTGGTGAGGTACATTGGGCCAGCCCATGGGGAGAGGGACGTCCTGGCTGGCATATTGAGTGCTCGGCGATGGTCCGCGAATATTTGGGTAAGACTATCGACATCCATGGCGGCGGAGAGGATCTGAAGTTCCCGCACCATGAATGCGAATGTGCTCAGACAGAAGCACTGACAGGCGCGCCGCTGTCGAATTATTGGATGCATAACGCGTTTCTGAATATCGGTGACGAGAAAATGTCGAAATCTCTGGGGAACGGCCTGCTTGTAAAAGATATCCGTGCACGCTTTAAAGCGGGGACTATCCGGTATTTCATGCTCTCCAGCCATTACCGTAATCAGCTGAACTTCACGGAGGAGGCGCTGTTGTCCGCAGAGAAGAGTGCCGAGCGGATCGCGCTTGCAGAGAGCAATGTTAAACATCGGCTTGAGCTTAACCCAGAAGGTGCGGGTGAAGCGGCGAGTAGCGCTGTTGCAGAACGTCTGACGGCGATCTTAGACAATTTCCATGCCAGAATGCAGGATGATTTCAATACACCTGATGCGATTACGGCAGTATTTGACTGGGTCAGCCTTGCCAATCAGACCCTTGCTAAGACTGACGCTTCGTCCGCAGATTTTGCGGCGTTGCTGAATGCCTTTGCGGAGATGAATGCTGTACTGCGCCTGACCCCTGAGCTTGAGGCTGAGGTTGCGAGTGAGGAAGTCGAGCGCCTTATCGCGGAGCGGGCTGAGGCTCGCAAGAATAAAAATTGGAGCCGCTCCGATGAGATCCGCGACGAGTTGAACAGCCTGGGTATCCTTCTGGAAGATACTCCGCAGGGAATGCGGTGGCGGCGGAAATGA
- the cysE gene encoding serine O-acetyltransferase: protein MFKHIKSDIRAVFDNDPAARSRFEVVFTYAGLHAIWAHRIAHSLYTRRWFTLARIVSQISRFMTGVEIHPGARIGNRLFIDHGMGIVIGETCEIGDDVIIYQGVTLGGTGKEKGKRHPTVGNNVVIGSGAKVLGSFRIGDNSNIGSNAVVLREVPNNSTVVGNPGRVVKRNGERVSDRLDHTKMPDPLVDSLRFLQKEIEEIREQLGNEDKQKAEQRRLESQQYIGDYEI from the coding sequence ATGTTTAAGCATATCAAGTCGGACATCCGGGCTGTATTCGACAACGATCCCGCAGCCCGCAGCAGATTCGAGGTTGTTTTTACCTATGCCGGACTTCACGCGATATGGGCTCACAGAATAGCCCACTCCCTTTACACACGCCGATGGTTTACACTGGCCCGGATCGTCTCCCAGATCAGCAGATTCATGACCGGTGTGGAGATTCATCCCGGCGCCCGGATCGGCAACAGATTGTTTATCGACCACGGGATGGGGATTGTCATCGGCGAAACCTGTGAAATCGGCGATGATGTCATCATCTATCAGGGGGTGACCCTTGGCGGAACCGGGAAGGAAAAAGGCAAACGCCATCCGACTGTAGGCAATAATGTGGTAATAGGTTCGGGTGCCAAAGTACTGGGATCGTTCCGGATCGGCGATAATTCCAATATCGGCTCCAATGCGGTCGTACTGCGTGAAGTTCCGAATAACAGTACAGTGGTCGGCAATCCCGGCCGTGTAGTCAAACGCAACGGGGAACGGGTATCGGACCGGCTGGATCATACCAAAATGCCGGATCCGCTGGTAGATTCCCTGCGCTTTCTGCAGAAAGAGATTGAGGAAATCCGCGAGCAGCTAGGCAATGAAGACAAGCAAAAGGCAGAGCAGCGGCGGCTGGAAAGCCAGCAGTACATCGGCGACTATGAAATTTAA